The following coding sequences lie in one Salarias fasciatus chromosome 7 unlocalized genomic scaffold, fSalaFa1.1 super_scaffold_4, whole genome shotgun sequence genomic window:
- the LOC115382813 gene encoding zinc finger protein 501-like, whose product MVVIERTFSLSSSSGSQNRNSPLDQQEPPHIKVEQEEPEPQQIKEEEMEELLHPQVKEEEMEEELDHPQVKEEEEIYTCEDIKQETDASLQTVTDEKIDSQPDEELHLGHPVPAVSHDHQRTCEDSGPQRNEDSTLNNRVQTDRRDYCDICHKHFKHSQKSLKVRRIHKCEMPCFCKVCEKSFCQTDHLTVHMRTHKGEKLHSCETCGKSYGYRSQLTAHMRIHTGEKPYSCETCGKCFSRREQLTVHIRTHTGEKPYSCKTCGKNYDYRSQLTVHMRTHTGEKPYSCETCGKTFHSGNNLTVHMRTHSGEKPYSCDMCGKTFVHQHHLSVHMRTHTGEKPYDCLTCGKCFSRREQLTVHMRSHTDENPYFCKTCGKNYDYRSQLTLHMRTHTGERPYSCKTCSKTFRSNHDLTVHMRTHTGEKPYSCETCGEAFRYSSHFTAHKRIHMD is encoded by the coding sequence ATGGTTGTCATTGAGAGGACGttttctctgagcagcagctctggaagcCAGAATAGAAACTCCCctctggaccagcaggaacctCCTCACATTAAAGTGGAacaagaggaaccagaaccccaacagattaaagaggaggagatggaggaactACTTCATCCACAGGTTaaagaggaagagatggaggaggaactAGATCACCCACAGgttaaagaggaagaggaaatctACACCTGTGAAGACATCAAGCAGGAGACTGATGCCTCTCTTCAAACTGTTACTGATGAGAAAATTGACTCACAGCCAGATGAAGAGCTTCACCTTGGTCACCCTGTGCCGGCTGTGAGTCACGACCATCAAAGAACCTGTGAAGATTCAGGGCCACAAAGAAATGAAGACTCTACATTAAACAACAGAGTTCAAACAGACAGGAGGGATTATTGTGATATTTGTCataaacatttcaaacacagtCAAAAATCACTAAAAGTCCGCAGAATTCACAAATGTGAGATGCCATGTTTTTGTAAAGTGTGTGAAAAAAGTTTCTGTCAGACTGATCATTTGActgtccacatgagaactcacaaaGGTGAGAAGCTGcattcatgtgaaacatgtgggaaaagttatGGTTACAGAAGTCAATTGACTGCCCACATGAGgatccacacaggtgagaaacctTATTCTTGCGAAAcctgtggaaaatgtttcagtcgCCGAGAACAATTGACTGTCCACAtaaggactcacacaggtgagaagccatattcttgtaaaacatgtgggaaaaacTATGATTACAGAAGTCAGTTGACtgtccacatgaggactcacacaggtgagaagccttattcttgtgaaacctgtggaaaaacatttcataGTGGAAATAATTTGACtgtccacatgaggactcactcaggtgagaagccttattcttgtgatATGTGTGGGAAAACATTTGTTCACCAACATCATTTATCtgtccacatgaggactcacacaggtgagaagccatatgaTTGTTTgacatgtgggaaatgtttcagtcgCCGAGAACAGCTGACTGTTCACATGAGGTCTCACACAGATGAGAATCCTTATTTTTGTAAAACGTGTGGGAAAAACTATGATTACAGGAGTCAGTTGACTctccacatgaggactcacacaggtgagcgGCCTTATTCTTGTAAAACATGTAGCAAAACTTTTCGTTCCAATCATGATTTGACtgtccacatgaggactcacacaggtgaaaagccttattcttgtgaaacgtgtggtGAAGCTTTCCGTTACAGCTCCCACTTCACTGCCCACAAAAGAATTCACATGGATTAA